Proteins encoded together in one Solanum lycopersicum chromosome 7, SLM_r2.1 window:
- the LOC101268698 gene encoding uncharacterized protein isoform X3 — MDLLGSGSFCFCTLIKMDPCISVMGMRGKMREGPLDDLHGAEQCFSQMTLDGSLHNLRSNEVPIPQVNLRHLNIPHLGIAQPQQSVNQRYNEMEAPWSPAYYSPRQPGYLDPRPLSEFPNSPSSSRYYSPYPEFQERNFDRLPEEYSRLQVNHPSLYDHQPQYADNVLLFPNGHVVDKAGFPGNILHGATAFEGNSICEHCRMTFQRNQPHPDSSWKPGEHSLLDTGNGFHQVANPCAECPPKREMFPVTTDASLHHSYYPVEQNDLRSRQSDIHSHERGWSVQHQSNARFEEPQIHASGAGSNLVDGHQVLGQGLNNEDLRHIRTGRDPGSQVYHDQVVGTGSQIHLPSMEDRGVRYGNSPYAYGPDTAYQVPQANMPAHSLWRNIQNPSHGGPSYEVGNSPQLVNGSASPGFVRGIMENGPRLQSGMENQNAWLDSSQKKMVFDGFSIPEYSLAPSQNLISNAHNQGNQPMHTAEAIQAPGGMQTVATLQDPVLKSDSGPFFGDRPATLSRSGIRLAADKCASEKESIIRQEGEQLHPSGLAEVSNICSSSPTKSLMDTIPLNPVSPSTTCLENSVKEGVSADTETTDACVTYKNEKPLKDQLTSLSDEIPSAEKVASQSVKDAKVEVQENADSTHEHDSAKVVHENDAELAVRDDQGGLEFDSDNDNVNNSKIESTKAEEEAIEKGLQTIKNEDLEEIRELGSGTYGSVFHGKWKGSDVAIKRIKASCFAGRPSDRERLIADFWREALTLSSLHHPNVVSFYGVVRDGPDGSLATVTEFMVNGSLKQFLQKKDRTIDRRKRLIIAMDAAFGMEYLHGKNIVHFDLKCENLLVNMRDPHRPVCKIGDLGLSKVKQHTLVSGGVRGTLPWMAPELLSGKTKVTEKIDVYSFGIVMWELLTGDEPYGDMHCASIIGGIVNNTLRPQIPTWCDPEWKALMESCWGPDPAERPSFSEISQKLRTMAAAMNVK; from the exons ATGGATTTACTAggctcaggatctttctgttttTGCACCCTGATCAAGATGGATCCTTGCATTTCTGTGATGGGGATGAGAGGGAAAATGAGAGAAG GTCCATTGGATGATCTCCATGGTGCTGAGCAGTGCTTTAGTCAGATGACTCTTGATGGTAGTCTCCACAATTTGAGGAGTAACGAGGTGCCTATACCTCAGGTCAATTTGCGTCACCTTAACATACCACATTTGGGTATAGCTCAGCCCCAACAATCAGTTAATCAGAGGTATAATGAAATGGAGGCCCCGTGGAGTCCAGCATACTATTCTCCTAGACAGCCGGGATACCTTGATCCACGACCATTATCAGAGTTTCCTAATTCTCCTTCTTCGTCACGGTACTATTCTCCATACCCTGAATTTCAAGAGAGAAATTTTGATAGATTGCCCGAAGAGTACAGTCGTCTTCAGGTTAATCATCCATCCCTATATGATCACCAGCCTCAATATGCAGATAACGTACTATTATTTCCGAATGGACATGTAGTAGACAAGGCTGGCTTTCCAGGTAACATCCTTCATGGTGCTACTGCATTCGAGGGAAACAGTATATGTGAGCATTGCCGAATGACTTTTCAGCGCAATCAGCCTCATCCTGATTCCTCTTGGAAGCCTGGAGAGCATTCCCTTCTCGATACAGGAAATGGATTCCACCAGGTTGCAAACCCTTGTGCTGAGTGCCCACCAAAAAGAGAAATGTTCCCAGTGACTACAGATGCCAGTTTGCACCACTCATACTACCCTGTGGAACAAAATGATCTTCGCAGCCGCCAGAGCGACATTCATAGTCATGAAAGAGGATGGAGCGTGCAGCATCAATCAAATGCTCGATTTGAGGAACCACAAATTCATGCGTCTGGAGCTGGTAGCAATTTGGTTGATGGCCATCAGGTCCTGGGACAAGGTCTTAATAATGAAGACCTTCGTCACATTCGAACTGGACGGGATCCTGGTAGTCAGGTATATCATGACCAGGTTGTAGGCACAGGATCTCAGATTCATCTTCCCTCTATGGAAGATCGTGGAGTTCGCTATGGAAATTCACCTTATGCTTATGGACCAGATACGGCATACCAGGTTCCTCAAGCAAATATGCCTGCACATTCTTTGTGGAGGAATATCCAAAACCCAAGTCATGGAGGTCCTTCTTACGAGGTTGGTAATTCACCACAGCTGGTCAATGGTTCTGCTAGTCCTGGATTTGTCAGGGGTATAATGGAAAATGGCCCTAGGTTGCAATCTGGAATGGAGAACCAAAATGCTTGGCTTGATTCTTCACAGAAAAAGATGGTCTTTGATGGTTTTTCCATTCCTGAATATTCTCTTGCACCATCTCAGAACTTGATCTCAAATGCTCACAACCAGGGAAATCAGCCCATGCATACTGCGGAAGCTATTCAGGCCCCAGGTGGCATGCAGACTGTTGCAACTCTGCAGGATCCGGTGTTAAAATCTGATTCCGGACCTTTCTTTGGTGATAGGCCAGCTACGTTGAGTAGGTCTGGGATAAGGTTAGCTGCTGATAAATGTGCCAGCGAGAAGGAGAGTATTATTCGCCAGGAAGGGGAACAATTACATCCTTCAGGCTTGGCTGAAGTCTCTAATATATGCAGCAGCAGTCCAACCAAATCACTAATGGACACAATTCCACTGAACCCTGTATCTCCTTCGACCACTTGCCTGGAAAATTCTGTAAAAGAAGGTGTTTCTGCAGATACAGAGACAACTGATGCTTGCGTAACTTATAAGAATGAGAAGCCACTAAAAGATCAGCTGACTTCCTTATCTGATGAGATTCCTTCTGCGGAAAAGGTAGCATCACAAAGTGTCAAGGATGCAAAAGTCGAAGTTCAAGAAAATGCTGATTCCACTCATGAGCATGACAGTGCTAAAGTGGTGCATGAGAATGATGCTGAGTTAGCTGTGAGG GATGACCAAGGGGGCTTGGAATTTGATTCAGACAATGACAATGTTAATAATTCCAAGATTGAGTCAACAAAGGCTGAGGAAGAAGCTATCGAGAAGGGATTGCAG ACAATCAAAAATGAAGATCTCGAGGAGATCCGGGAGTTGGGCTCTGGGACATATGGATCAGTATTTCATGGAAAGTGGAAGGGGTCAGATGTCGCTATAAAGAGAATCAAAGCCAGTTGCTTTGCTGGTAGGCCATCTGATAGGGAACGTCTG ATCGCAGATTTCTGGAGGGAAGCTCTGACATTGAGTTCACTGCACCATCCAAATGTTGTTTCTTTTTACGGTGTAGTTCGTGATGGACCAGATGGATCTTTAGCAACTGTTACAGAATTCATGGTCAATGGATCATTGAAACAGTTTTTACAGAAAAAGGACAG GACTATTGATCGCCGTAAAAGGCTTATTATTGCTATGGATGCTGCTTTTGGTATGGAGTATCTGCATGGAAAAAACATTGTTCACTTTGATCTAAAATGTGAGAATCTGTTGGTAAATATGCGGGATCCACATCGACCTGTCTGCAAG ATTGGTGATCTTGGCCTATCAAAGGTGAAACAACACACCTTGGTCTCAGGAGGTGTTCGTGGCACTTTACCCTGGATGGCACCAGAGCTCCTAAGTGGAAAAACTAAGGTGACGGAGAAG ATTGATGTTTATTCTTTCGGAATTGTTATGTGGGAGTTGCTCACTGGTGATGAACCATATGGAGATATGCATTGTGCTTCAATAATAG GAGGAATTGTTAACAATACACTGCGCCCCCAAATTCCGACATGGTGTGATCCCGAATGGAAAGCGCTAATGGAGAGTTGTTGGGGCCCTGATCCTGCAGAGAGACCATCATTCTCAGAAATCTCTCAGAAATTGAGAACTATGGCGGCGGCAATGAATGTCAAATGA